In Primulina eburnea isolate SZY01 chromosome 3, ASM2296580v1, whole genome shotgun sequence, one DNA window encodes the following:
- the LOC140827860 gene encoding uncharacterized protein: MSSLGTSKGILEIAKFAVYVTVPIGLMYFYANNAKNLQKFMGKRQYVVYPPEAPRPPSPEEMREMARELARKRDQK; the protein is encoded by the exons ATGTCGTCTTTGGGAACTTCAAAGGGAATTTTAGAAATAGCGAAATTCGCAGTATATGTCACTGTTCCGATTGGGCTAATGTATTTCTACGCCAACAACGCCAAGAATCTCCAGAAATTCATGGGAAAG CGTCAATATGTCGTGTACCCTCCTGAAGCGCCACGGCCTCCATCACCGGAGGAAATGAGAGAAATGGCTCGAGAATTAGCAAGAAAAAGAGATCAGAAGTGA